ATTAATCTCAGTGGACATCCTCTTGTTTTCAGCTGAGACAAAACAGGCGGGAACGCCAACAACATGAGTCTCATCCAGCTGAGGTGTTCTCACTCCTTCAACATCGGTTTCTGCTGATGAAGCTGATATCAGTGGTCTTTTATTGAAtaggacaaaaaaaatctatttacacagatatgtttacatttgaaatggaACGGTATCCACAGCTTCTAATTCCTTTTGAATGGATTTCAGTGGGAATAGAATCTTTGGAatcaggctgcagctgctggtatTTGACTGACATGTCTGTGCACGCAACAGGTCTAACATGGGGAGAAAAGGCTATTGTAGGGAGGTTTGAATGACCAGagatattttgtttgttttacacgTTATATAGGCGATTCCTACACTAGTCAAAACATtgaatacatttataatttgAATTCCATGAAGTtgccattaaaaacaaatccaacatTGTTAGAATAACAGACCATTCGTGGTTCATTATGGCTCATTTCCTTCCCACAACCATTATTTGTCACATATTTGTTCAGTTGTTGATATTCATAATGGAATCTATTAACAGTGTGATGAAGGCATGATGTAAAACAATGTTACCTGGTAGCTGCAGAAGAGAGTCATAGACTTTGCACTGAACCTGACCCGTGCTCTGTGAAACACAGGTCTTCCACAGTCCCTCGTACATGGCCTGAGCCGTGATGATGTTGTCTCCTGCATAGGACGAAGCTTTCCACTCCACCATGACTGTGGATGCTATGGAGCCGATGAAGCCCAGGAAGGCCAGTGTGAAGCCGAGGAGCTGTATTCCTGGGTTGGCCATCGCTTCACTTCAGAGATGGTAAAGTATTCAAATcagaacaaaaatgaaaaggtcaAACCTCCTCGGGTTCTGTAAAGactaaaaaaactacaaaactccCTGCAAGTAGTTCCAGGAGGTTCTGGGTGGTGGATGTGATCCTGGACAATGGAGTCTACCTGTGCATCCTCAGGGAATAAGCTGGAGGTGAGCAAGAATCCAGGAATGCTGGCAACCTCTGATTGAGGTTAGGAGGGGCAGGGCGACACCTAGTGGATGTGATGTTAAAGCGACCCCCACACCTCCTACCAGCTTTAAAAGGCAAGAGGCAAACACTAAGCACAAAGCTGTGTGGTTGTTTCCTTTTGTCCTGCACCTCGAAAGCAAAATACATCctgtcttttacttttttctatATATGGAACATTACACACACTCTTGGGATAATTTACAACACAAACTTTATCTGGAAACACTGTCCTCGTGAAGAATGTACATCTTTTAAAACTCCAAGCTCCCTTCTTCATGCTTCATTGGTCCAATGTCTTTGTGCTGCACTGTATATGATTGTTTTGAACATTTcaattataatgaaaatgagATGTTTTTGCCTGCATTTCTTTGTTCGTCTGGATTACATAAAAAGTATTGGTTGGATTACCACAAAATTTAGTGAAGGGATGCGGTCAGGGAAGATGGGGTGTTTTTAAACATTcttattgatttctcagataataattcatggatctcgatgaaaaaaagggggactgatatttatgagtgtgtgaaatttggtgcagatccaaataaaaatgtggatgtaaatgtggtttcataggatggctgttgggccttggcgtaTCACCTCTACTGATTGCTATACTAGTTtttttcaagattcaagattcaagattcaagagtttattgtcatatgcacaacaattacatttagcagttgctggcaatgaaatgcttgggtcacaggctctcttcgagcaatgctcagaatattacaagcaaataaaatataaaatataaaatataatatcaaaTAGTAATCAACTCAGAGTCACGTGACTCTGAGTTGATTACTCTACACTGCTGTTGTTTGTACCTCAAAAAACAttcagattaaattaaaattaataaaataaatagaggTTGAATGAGTAAAATACGTGGAACTAATCACTAGAAAGATTGATCTACTTTTCCCATTTGACTCTTGGatctatttgttttgtttttggcaAACAGTGACTCAACACTGACGGACTtgattaaatagaaaaaagacAACTTTCTCCCACGTATTTTACAGGAGCCAAAAAAACCTCTGTAATATTCTTCTCTGTGAAAGAGATTTCCTGATTTGCACTTTCGTCTACGTTGTGTTTGCAGATGAGACTGTGGCCGAATCTGGAAACTGACCAAAGGTTTTGTCTTGCCTCACTCTGGCTTGTTGACGTTTGCACTTTGTGTCAGTGCGCCCCCGGGGATCCACGAGGAAATCAGACTCAGGGCTGCAGGATCCTGGTAACACACAGGTATGTTATGGTACTTAATCTATAGAAATGAAGATAGCTCATTAATGTCAGCTTTGGTTCCCTGTAAATTCATACAagctgtctttgtgtttccagtggAAAATGGACAAACACTTGTCTCTGACTCTGCTCCTGATGCTGCTTCTCTGTCCCAAAAGCAACACGGAGTCACAAACCTCATGTCCATACAGGTGCCAGTGTTTCACTCCGCTCCAGGTTCTGTGCGCAGAGGAACGGATGACATCTTTGCCCAAGAACATGTGCAGGCAGGTCAAGGAATTGATTGTAATGACATCAGCCGTGGCATACCTGCTCCCTCACACTTTAGAGGAGAGCCCCCAACTCACCGAGCTGGTCTTCTTAAACAACGCACTGCGGAGCATTCACGCTCAGGCTTTCGAGAATCTGactcagctgcaggagctggagatcAGTGGAAACCCCTGGCTGGAGAATTTATTTATGGGGACTTTTTCCCAGCAGAGAAACTTGACGAAACTGCTGCTCAACTTCAACAGATTTAAGACGGTGCTCCCTGGCATGTTTGACTCCCTGAAACAGATGGAAACTCTGCAGATGAAGGGAAACATCATATCCCATCTGCCTATGTTTCTTTTCCTGAACCTCCACAACCTCCGCGTCCTGGACTTGTCACAGAATAAACTTGAAgaagtgaaaagagaaacattttttggTCTGACGAGCCTGGAGATCCTGAAAGTTAACAACAACCTAATTAGCAATCTTACGTGTGACACATTCCACACTATTTCCCAGCTGACAGAGCTTCACTTGGAAGGGAATAAGATATCAGAGCTCACTGACGGCATCTTCTCCGTGTTGACCCAGCTAAATGTACTGAACCTCCGTGGAAACCTTCTTACAACCTTCAGTCAAGAGGTGTTTGGATTCAACGTCTCAAATTTGAGGGAGCTGAACCTGAAAGGAAACAGACTGACTGAGCTGTCCTCTCTCAGCCGTCTGACATCTCTCACCGACCTCGTCTTGTCGTCTAACCAGCTCTCCAGCCTTCCTGaggacatttttagaaatgtcacACTGCTGGAGAATCTGGATCTCTCTGAAAACCAGCTCTCGTTGCTGCCTGAACTAATCTTCTATAATCTCTCCGGTATCATATCAATCCACCTCCACAAGAACAATCTGAGGAGGTTAGAACCAAAACTGTTCAACGACCAGTGGCTCACTCAGCAAATCTACTTGTCTGACAACCAGCTGGAAACACTCCCGCCCGGCCTCTTCGACCCCTTTATCGTGGACTACACGGTGAGGCTTCACGGAAACCCCTGGAGATGTGACTGCCACATGTGGTACCTGCACGACTGGGTGCTGAGGAACAACGATATCATACAGAGGCAGGACAGCGTGCTCTGCAACAGCCCCGGCTTTTTGAGACAGCATGTGGTCGCCTCCGTGGACAAAGACC
Above is a window of Hippoglossus hippoglossus isolate fHipHip1 chromosome 17, fHipHip1.pri, whole genome shotgun sequence DNA encoding:
- the zgc:153913 gene encoding carboxypeptidase N subunit 2 → MDKHLSLTLLLMLLLCPKSNTESQTSCPYRCQCFTPLQVLCAEERMTSLPKNMCRQVKELIVMTSAVAYLLPHTLEESPQLTELVFLNNALRSIHAQAFENLTQLQELEISGNPWLENLFMGTFSQQRNLTKLLLNFNRFKTVLPGMFDSLKQMETLQMKGNIISHLPMFLFLNLHNLRVLDLSQNKLEEVKRETFFGLTSLEILKVNNNLISNLTCDTFHTISQLTELHLEGNKISELTDGIFSVLTQLNVLNLRGNLLTTFSQEVFGFNVSNLRELNLKGNRLTELSSLSRLTSLTDLVLSSNQLSSLPEDIFRNVTLLENLDLSENQLSLLPELIFYNLSGIISIHLHKNNLRRLEPKLFNDQWLTQQIYLSDNQLETLPPGLFDPFIVDYTVRLHGNPWRCDCHMWYLHDWVLRNNDIIQRQDSVLCNSPGFLRQHVVASVDKDQLVCRVSADEMPDLRSCSIQAFDDTMIVKCKVDKCSPMTVKVQFQEDDGSITEHVLKTEHSECSNGTRIEGPVH